In Deinococcus carri, one DNA window encodes the following:
- a CDS encoding endonuclease domain-containing protein, with protein MERFSRLEQNRRARELRRSMTPEEQLLWGRLRANQLGVAFRKQQALGFYFADFVCLERKLVIELDGSQHAESEYDAVRDAELTARGFRVLRFWNNEVRNNLPGVLERIAEAL; from the coding sequence ATGGAGAGGTTTTCTCGCCTTGAGCAGAATCGCCGAGCGCGGGAATTGCGGCGGAGCATGACGCCGGAGGAGCAGTTGTTGTGGGGCCGGTTGCGGGCCAATCAATTGGGCGTGGCGTTTCGTAAGCAGCAGGCTCTCGGCTTCTACTTTGCAGATTTCGTCTGCCTTGAGCGGAAGCTCGTGATTGAGCTGGACGGCAGCCAGCACGCCGAAAGTGAATATGACGCAGTGCGAGACGCTGAACTTACCGCACGTGGTTTCCGAGTGCTGCGCTTCTGGAACAACGAAGTGCGAAACAACCTGCCGGGCGTGCTGGAGCGAATAGCCGAAGCGCTTTAA
- a CDS encoding fumarylacetoacetate hydrolase family protein, which produces MKLARFISGGRFLNGHLQDGQLIDAAGVAHDPNAVQFRLPVDPPKVIALALNYNDHAGELGLTQPKEPALFWKPNTTLLPHRGTVIYPRGAEFMHYEVELGVIIGCDARRVKAKDAMDYVGGYTIGNDLVVRDYVTNTFRPPMRGKGWDTFGPLGPYYVTADEIADPHNLALTAHVNGELRQEGSTRDMIFGIPELIEHISRFMTLQKDDVILTGTPKGISHVRPGDVMRLEVEGLGVLENDIQEEDEGAEPITGKESKEGEWDGR; this is translated from the coding sequence TTGAAACTCGCCCGCTTCATCTCCGGGGGCCGCTTTCTGAACGGCCACCTGCAAGACGGCCAGCTTATCGATGCCGCCGGCGTCGCCCACGACCCCAATGCCGTGCAGTTCCGCCTGCCGGTGGACCCACCCAAGGTCATCGCCCTCGCGCTGAACTACAACGACCACGCGGGCGAACTCGGCCTTACGCAGCCCAAGGAACCGGCCCTCTTCTGGAAGCCGAACACCACGCTGCTGCCGCACCGGGGCACCGTCATCTACCCGCGCGGCGCGGAGTTCATGCACTACGAGGTCGAACTCGGCGTCATCATCGGGTGCGACGCCCGGCGGGTGAAGGCGAAGGACGCGATGGACTACGTGGGCGGCTACACCATCGGCAATGACCTGGTGGTGCGCGACTACGTGACCAACACCTTCCGACCCCCGATGCGCGGCAAGGGCTGGGACACCTTCGGGCCGCTGGGGCCGTACTACGTCACCGCCGACGAGATTGCCGACCCGCACAACCTGGCGCTGACCGCCCACGTGAACGGCGAGCTGCGGCAGGAAGGCAGCACGCGCGACATGATTTTCGGGATTCCCGAGCTGATTGAACACATCAGCCGCTTCATGACGCTGCAAAAGGACGACGTGATTCTGACCGGCACGCCGAAGGGCATTTCTCACGTGCGCCCCGGCGACGTGATGCGCCTGGAGGTCGAGGGCCTGGGCGTGCTGGAAAACGACATTCAGGAAGAGGACGAGGGGGCCGAACCCATCACGGGCAAGGAGAGCAAGGAAGGCGAGTGGGACGGGCGGTGA
- the hpaE gene encoding 5-carboxymethyl-2-hydroxymuconate semialdehyde dehydrogenase has translation MTQTVTPNHEQARELRERTRQRGIRHFIGGEWVHSLGGETFETHTPTDNSVLATVASGDAADIDRAARAAHDAFQTWREVSGTERRKLLHRVADLIEARAQEIALLESIDTGQAIRFMKSAAARGAENFRFFADRAPGAADGQSLPAPGFLNYTLRQPIGPVGVITPWNTPFMLSTWKIAPALAAGCTVVHKPAEWSPVTATLLAEIMDEAGIPGGVVNLVHGFGESAGKALTEHPLIKAVAFVGETTTGSHIMRQGADTLKRVHFELGGKNPVVVFDDADLDKALDAVVFMIYSLNGERCTSSSRVLIQDGIYDEFTARIAERARNIRVGDPLDPNTEIGPLVHPRHFEKVMSYFDRAREEGATIAAGGERVGEDGNFVSATLFTGASNDMKIAQEEIFGPVLTAIPFRDEADALALANDVKYGLAGYLWTNDLTRAHRFAQALEAGMVWVNSENVRHLPTPFGGVKNSGIGRDGGDYSFDFYMETKNIAISLGTHKTAKLGVGQPVKVDKSEVEG, from the coding sequence ATGACCCAGACTGTCACCCCAAATCACGAACAGGCCCGCGAACTGCGCGAGCGCACGCGGCAGCGGGGCATCCGGCACTTCATCGGCGGCGAGTGGGTGCATTCCCTCGGCGGCGAGACGTTCGAGACGCACACCCCGACCGACAACTCCGTGCTGGCGACGGTAGCGAGCGGGGACGCGGCGGACATCGACCGCGCCGCTCGCGCCGCCCATGACGCCTTCCAGACCTGGCGCGAGGTGAGCGGCACGGAACGCCGCAAGCTGCTGCACCGTGTCGCGGACCTCATCGAAGCCCGCGCGCAGGAAATCGCCCTGCTGGAGAGCATAGACACCGGCCAGGCCATCCGCTTCATGAAGTCGGCGGCAGCGCGGGGGGCGGAGAACTTCCGTTTCTTCGCGGACCGTGCGCCGGGTGCGGCGGACGGGCAGAGCCTTCCCGCGCCCGGCTTCCTGAACTACACCCTGCGCCAGCCCATCGGCCCCGTCGGCGTCATCACGCCCTGGAACACGCCCTTCATGCTGTCCACCTGGAAGATTGCCCCGGCGCTGGCGGCAGGTTGCACGGTGGTCCACAAGCCCGCCGAGTGGAGTCCGGTCACGGCGACCCTGCTGGCCGAAATCATGGACGAGGCGGGGATTCCGGGGGGCGTGGTGAACCTGGTCCACGGCTTCGGCGAGAGCGCGGGCAAGGCGCTGACGGAACACCCGCTGATTAAAGCGGTGGCCTTCGTGGGCGAGACGACCACCGGCAGCCACATCATGCGGCAGGGGGCCGACACGCTGAAGCGCGTTCACTTCGAGCTGGGCGGCAAGAACCCGGTCGTGGTGTTCGACGACGCCGACCTCGACAAGGCACTCGATGCCGTGGTGTTCATGATTTACAGCCTGAACGGCGAACGCTGCACCAGCTCCAGCCGCGTGCTGATTCAGGACGGCATCTACGACGAGTTCACTGCCCGCATCGCCGAACGCGCGAGGAACATCCGCGTGGGCGACCCGCTCGACCCCAACACCGAAATCGGCCCACTGGTCCACCCCCGCCACTTCGAGAAGGTCATGTCCTACTTCGACCGGGCACGCGAGGAAGGCGCGACCATCGCGGCGGGCGGCGAGCGCGTGGGCGAGGACGGCAACTTCGTCTCCGCGACCCTCTTTACCGGCGCAAGCAACGACATGAAGATTGCCCAGGAGGAAATCTTCGGCCCCGTCCTGACCGCCATCCCCTTCCGCGACGAGGCGGACGCCCTGGCCCTCGCCAACGACGTGAAGTACGGGCTGGCCGGGTATCTGTGGACCAACGACCTCACCCGCGCGCACCGCTTCGCGCAGGCCCTCGAAGCCGGGATGGTGTGGGTGAACAGCGAGAACGTGCGCCACCTGCCCACGCCCTTCGGCGGTGTGAAGAACAGCGGCATCGGGCGCGACGGCGGCGACTACTCCTTCGACTTCTACATGGAGACGAAGAACATCGCCATCAGCCTGGGCACGCACAAGACGGCGAAACTGGGCGTGGGCCAGCCGGTGAAGGTGGACAAGAGCGAGGTGGAGGGGTGA
- a CDS encoding NAD(P)-dependent oxidoreductase, producing MTPPIHRILITGAAGQVGTALREGLRGHFPIIRLTDNRDLGEAQPGEELVRADLTDFDQVRAAMEGVDAVIHLGGIPDEDTYERIRDVNIDGTYNVLEAARQAGVTRVAFASSIHAVGFYPRSEKVSPDMPVRPDTYYGVSKVFGEALGRMYFEKHGVAFVGVRICSFQPRPKDARHLSTWLSPRDAVQLFEKAVTAPDVGFLLVAGISGNTRRWMTEDGWDVLGYEPQDNAEAYAAEVEHLHGDPQDLVEQRQGGIFVASEYRGLAEKKG from the coding sequence ATGACTCCCCCCATCCACCGCATCCTCATCACCGGGGCCGCCGGTCAAGTCGGCACCGCCCTGCGCGAGGGCTTACGCGGACACTTCCCCATCATCCGCCTGACCGACAACCGCGACCTGGGCGAGGCGCAGCCCGGTGAGGAACTCGTGCGGGCCGACCTGACCGACTTCGACCAGGTGCGGGCGGCGATGGAAGGCGTGGACGCCGTGATTCACCTGGGCGGCATTCCCGACGAGGACACCTACGAGCGCATCCGCGACGTGAACATAGACGGCACGTATAACGTGCTGGAAGCCGCGCGACAGGCGGGCGTGACGCGCGTGGCCTTCGCGTCCAGCATCCACGCCGTCGGCTTCTACCCCCGTTCGGAGAAGGTCAGCCCCGACATGCCCGTCCGCCCCGACACGTATTACGGCGTCAGCAAGGTCTTCGGGGAGGCGCTGGGCCGGATGTACTTCGAGAAACACGGCGTGGCGTTCGTCGGCGTCCGCATCTGCTCCTTCCAGCCGCGCCCGAAGGACGCCCGGCATCTCAGCACGTGGCTCAGCCCGCGCGACGCCGTGCAGCTCTTCGAAAAGGCCGTCACTGCGCCAGATGTGGGGTTCCTGCTTGTGGCAGGCATCAGCGGCAACACCCGCCGCTGGATGACCGAGGACGGCTGGGACGTGCTGGGCTATGAACCGCAGGACAACGCCGAAGCCTACGCGGCAGAGGTGGAACACCTCCACGGCGACCCGCAGGACTTAGTAGAGCAGCGGCAGGGCGGGATTTTCGTGGCTTCGGAGTACCGGGGACTGGCGGAGAAGAAAGGCTGA